The Nocardia terpenica genome has a segment encoding these proteins:
- a CDS encoding S-(hydroxymethyl)mycothiol dehydrogenase, with protein sequence MPQQVRGVIARSKGAPAEVTTIVVPDPGPGEVVVAVRACGVCHTDLTYRDGGITDQFPFLLGHEATGVIESVGAGVESVEVGDFVILNWRAVCGQCRACKRGRPQYCFDTFNATQKMTLADGTELTPALGIGALAEKTLVHAGQCTRVDPAADPAVAGLLGCGVMAGLGAAVNTGNVGRGDSVAVIGCGGVGDAAIMGARLAGANRIIAIDRDDTKLAWARELGATHTVNGAEVDVVEAVRELTGGFGADVVIDAVGRPETWKQAFYARDLAGTVVLVGVPTPDMTLDMPLIDFFSRGGSLKSSWYGDCLPERDFPMLIDLYRQGRLPLEKFVTERITLDDVERAFDTMHAGTVLRSVAVL encoded by the coding sequence ATGCCCCAGCAGGTACGCGGCGTCATCGCCCGGTCGAAAGGCGCACCCGCCGAAGTCACCACGATCGTCGTCCCGGATCCCGGTCCGGGCGAGGTCGTGGTGGCGGTGCGGGCGTGCGGCGTCTGCCACACCGACCTCACCTACCGCGACGGCGGCATCACCGACCAGTTCCCGTTCCTGCTCGGGCACGAGGCGACCGGCGTGATCGAGTCCGTGGGCGCGGGCGTCGAGTCGGTCGAGGTGGGCGACTTCGTGATTCTGAACTGGCGCGCCGTGTGCGGGCAGTGCCGCGCCTGCAAGCGGGGCCGCCCGCAGTACTGCTTCGACACCTTCAACGCGACGCAGAAGATGACCCTGGCCGACGGCACCGAGCTCACCCCCGCGCTGGGCATCGGCGCGCTGGCCGAGAAGACGCTCGTGCACGCGGGCCAGTGCACCAGGGTCGACCCGGCCGCGGATCCGGCGGTGGCCGGTCTGCTCGGGTGCGGGGTGATGGCCGGGCTGGGCGCGGCGGTCAATACCGGCAATGTCGGCCGCGGCGATTCGGTCGCGGTGATCGGCTGCGGCGGTGTCGGCGACGCCGCGATCATGGGCGCCCGGCTCGCGGGCGCCAACCGCATCATCGCCATCGATCGAGACGACACGAAACTCGCGTGGGCCCGCGAACTCGGCGCGACCCACACCGTCAACGGTGCCGAGGTGGATGTGGTCGAGGCCGTGCGCGAATTGACCGGGGGCTTCGGCGCGGACGTGGTGATCGACGCGGTCGGCCGCCCGGAGACCTGGAAGCAGGCGTTCTACGCCCGCGATCTGGCGGGCACCGTGGTGCTCGTCGGCGTGCCCACCCCGGACATGACCCTCGACATGCCGCTGATCGACTTCTTCTCCCGCGGTGGATCGTTGAAGTCGTCCTGGTACGGCGACTGCCTGCCCGAGCGCGACTTCCCGATGCTGATCGACCTGTACCGGCAGGGGCGGCTGCCGCTGGAGAAGTTCGTGACCGAGCGGATCACGCTCGACGATGTGGAGCGCGCCTTCGACACCATGCACGCCGGGACGGTGCTGCGCTCGGTGGCGGTGCTGTAA
- a CDS encoding L-serine ammonia-lyase, with product MTISIFDLFSVGIGPSSSHTVGPMRAAGRFVADLASLDALAHVATVRVDLFGSLAATGAGHGTMTAILLGLQGCAPETLENDEMERRLAAMRGSGRIRLGGVTDIALTEDDMVLRPLTVLPFHPNAMTITALTAEHTTVHTETYFSIGGGFVVTEAEAGHPAAPRTGEWSFSSAKELLELCARFDCGIGAVMLRFEREFRPEAAVFERLLHIRDVMVDCERRGISREGVLPGALGVRRRAHDWYVRLDSEDPERDPAFAEDWVNLVALAVNEENAAGGRIVTAPTNGAAGIIPAVLHYAVHYTPAGRADPDDTAVRFLLAAGAIGSLYKERASISGAEVGCQGEVGSAASMAAAGLAEILGGTPAQVENAAEIAMEHSLGLTCDPIEGLVQIPCIERNAISAGKAINAARMALRGNGIHRVSLDQVIETMRVTGQDMSSKYKETSTGGLAVNVPVNIVEC from the coding sequence ATGACCATCAGCATCTTCGACCTGTTCTCGGTGGGCATCGGGCCCTCCAGCTCGCACACGGTCGGGCCGATGCGGGCCGCGGGCCGATTCGTCGCCGACCTGGCGAGCCTGGACGCGCTCGCGCACGTCGCCACGGTCCGGGTCGACCTGTTCGGCTCGCTCGCGGCGACCGGGGCGGGACACGGCACCATGACCGCGATCCTGCTCGGGCTCCAGGGATGCGCGCCGGAGACGCTGGAGAACGACGAGATGGAGCGGCGGCTGGCCGCCATGCGCGGCAGCGGCCGCATCCGGCTCGGCGGCGTGACCGACATCGCCCTCACCGAGGACGATATGGTGCTGCGCCCGCTCACGGTGCTGCCGTTCCATCCCAACGCCATGACGATCACCGCGCTCACCGCCGAGCACACCACCGTGCACACCGAGACCTACTTCTCCATCGGCGGCGGCTTCGTCGTCACCGAGGCCGAGGCCGGGCATCCCGCGGCGCCCCGCACGGGCGAGTGGTCGTTCTCCTCGGCGAAGGAACTGCTCGAGCTGTGTGCGCGATTCGACTGCGGCATCGGCGCGGTCATGCTCCGGTTCGAGCGCGAATTCCGCCCGGAGGCAGCGGTTTTCGAACGGCTGCTGCACATCCGCGACGTGATGGTGGACTGCGAGCGGCGCGGCATCTCCCGCGAGGGCGTGCTGCCCGGCGCGCTCGGTGTGCGGCGGCGCGCCCACGACTGGTACGTGCGGCTGGACTCCGAGGATCCCGAGCGCGACCCGGCCTTCGCCGAGGACTGGGTGAATCTGGTGGCGCTGGCGGTCAACGAGGAGAACGCCGCGGGCGGTCGGATCGTGACCGCGCCGACGAACGGGGCCGCGGGCATCATCCCGGCCGTGCTGCACTACGCGGTGCACTACACCCCGGCCGGGCGCGCCGACCCCGACGACACCGCCGTCCGCTTCCTGCTGGCCGCCGGGGCGATCGGCTCGCTGTACAAGGAGCGCGCGTCGATCTCCGGCGCCGAGGTCGGCTGCCAGGGCGAGGTGGGTTCGGCCGCCTCGATGGCCGCCGCGGGCCTCGCCGAGATCCTGGGCGGCACCCCCGCGCAGGTGGAGAACGCGGCCGAGATCGCCATGGAGCACAGCCTGGGCCTCACCTGCGACCCCATCGAGGGGCTGGTGCAGATCCCGTGCATCGAACGCAACGCCATCTCGGCGGGCAAGGCCATCAATGCCGCGCGCATGGCATTGCGCGGCAACGGGATTCACCGGGTCAGCCTGGACCAGGTGATCGAGACCATGCGGGTCACGGGGCAGGACATGAGCTCCAAGTACAAGGAGACCTCGACCGGCGGTCTCGCGGTGAACGTTCCGGTCAACATCGTGGAGTGCTGA
- a CDS encoding glycine cleavage system protein H, with translation MQVHQLPIDRAYTGKHLWVALAPGEGFADSPLRVGLTAAAVPDRAVAALRLPPIRSIVDAGVACGAVRMADGSEFAIHAPIGGLVTIHNAAALEQPELLAQDPFHAGWLFAVLPAPGSSSDGLLTHTRYLEELRTVTR, from the coding sequence ATGCAGGTTCACCAGCTTCCGATCGATCGCGCCTACACCGGCAAGCACCTCTGGGTGGCGCTGGCCCCCGGCGAGGGTTTCGCCGACAGCCCGCTGCGCGTCGGGCTCACCGCGGCGGCCGTGCCGGACCGCGCCGTCGCCGCGCTGCGCCTTCCGCCGATTCGAAGCATCGTCGACGCCGGTGTAGCCTGTGGTGCGGTCCGGATGGCGGACGGGTCGGAATTCGCGATCCACGCACCGATCGGCGGTCTGGTCACCATCCACAACGCCGCGGCGCTCGAGCAGCCGGAGCTGCTGGCCCAGGACCCCTTTCACGCCGGGTGGTTGTTCGCCGTGCTGCCCGCGCCCGGTTCGTCGAGCGACGGACTGCTCACCCACACCCGCTATCTCGAGGAGCTCAGGACCGTGACCCGATGA
- a CDS encoding sarcosine oxidase subunit gamma, translating to MADTVTIAAEPFAAMVNLWTDPAGPGGAAAGRVLGLELPTAPSTFAEAARVCAIWLGPEEWLVTDRAAAATVLEAELRAAVGAHGGAAVDVSGQRTAVRLGGSRARDLLAKGCSIDLHPRVFRAGSAVQTMLGRAAVILSALDDAGTDYRILVRSSFAGHLARWLTDAAAEFG from the coding sequence ATGGCTGACACCGTGACCATAGCGGCGGAACCGTTCGCCGCGATGGTGAACCTGTGGACCGACCCGGCCGGTCCCGGCGGCGCGGCGGCCGGGCGGGTGCTCGGCCTCGAACTACCCACCGCGCCTTCGACATTCGCCGAGGCGGCGCGGGTGTGCGCGATCTGGCTCGGCCCCGAGGAGTGGCTGGTGACCGACCGGGCCGCCGCGGCGACGGTGTTGGAGGCGGAGTTGCGGGCCGCGGTCGGCGCGCACGGCGGCGCGGCCGTCGACGTCTCCGGACAGCGAACCGCGGTGCGGCTCGGCGGTTCTCGCGCCCGCGACCTGCTGGCCAAGGGCTGCTCGATCGACCTGCACCCGCGCGTGTTCCGGGCCGGTTCGGCGGTGCAGACCATGCTCGGCCGCGCCGCGGTCATCCTGAGCGCCCTCGACGACGCCGGAACCGACTACCGGATCCTGGTCCGGTCGTCGTTCGCGGGCCATCTCGCGCGGTGGCTGACCGACGCCGCCGCGGAGTTCGGCTGA
- a CDS encoding 2Fe-2S iron-sulfur cluster-binding protein — protein MNAPLRTPRGGRIDRDTALAFTFDGRELTGHPGDTLASALLANGIHRIASSVKFGRARGVTAAWAEDTGGLVQIETPFPEPMLLATTVELFDGLVTRGLPGQGRLAETPDPATYDAKHAHADLLVVGAGPAGLAAALTAARAGARVVLVDEQSEAGGALLGDTEIIDGAPASEWVAAAVAELAACPEVVHLQRTTAFGHYDDGFVLALERRTDHLGFDAPASLSRQRVWRIRARHVLIATGAHERPVVFTDNDRPGIMLAHAARTFLHRYGVRIGTRAVVFTTNDSAYPVALELHDAGVGIEAVVEARDECPPRWLRECERRGIAVRTASVVCGTRGADRVTHALVTGRSDTARRVPLACDALLVSGGWNPAVHLYSQARGALRYDAALGAFLPGEPLPGVTVAGSANGIFELAGCLRAGRSAGAAALLGLGFSPAPAADPGVADSGAPSPPLVLWRVPDSDGAARQFVDVQRDATVADLARAVGAGMRSMEHIKRYTTIGTAHDQGKTSGVISSGIAAELLGTRIEDLGTTTFRPPYTPVAFAALAGRNRGALFDPERVTAVHDWHVAHGAVFEDVGQWKRPRYYPRPGEDMAAAVLRECAAVRGGVGILDGSTLGKIDVQGPDAGTLLDLMYTNMMSTLRVGMVRYGVMCGVDGMVLDDGTVMRLADNRFQVFTTTENAARILDWMEEWLQTEWPHLRVRLTSVTDHWATFPVAGPKSRDVVGAVFPDLDVGTAAFPFMAWRDTRLGEVPVRVARVSFSGELAFEVNVDSRHAIALWERLIAAGQPFGITPYGTETMHVLRAEKGYPIIGQDTDGTVTPQDLGMEWVVSKKKRDFLGKRSFDRAANRNPLRKQFVGLLPLDRETVLPEGAQIIEAVADGQLPPPPVPMLGHVTSSYRSAELGRPFALALVAAGRSRLGDTLHVPVGEKLIPVEVTGTVLVDPEGTRRDG, from the coding sequence GTGAACGCACCACTGCGCACGCCCCGCGGCGGGCGGATCGACCGCGACACCGCCCTCGCCTTCACCTTCGACGGCCGGGAACTGACCGGGCACCCCGGCGACACCCTCGCATCGGCCCTGCTGGCCAACGGAATTCACCGGATCGCGAGCAGCGTCAAGTTCGGCCGCGCGCGCGGGGTCACCGCGGCATGGGCCGAGGACACCGGCGGGCTGGTCCAGATCGAGACGCCCTTCCCGGAACCGATGCTGCTGGCCACCACCGTCGAATTGTTCGACGGGCTGGTGACCCGCGGCCTCCCCGGGCAGGGACGGCTGGCCGAGACCCCCGACCCCGCGACCTACGACGCGAAACACGCACACGCCGACCTGCTGGTCGTCGGCGCGGGCCCGGCGGGGCTCGCCGCGGCGCTGACCGCGGCGCGGGCGGGCGCGCGGGTGGTGCTCGTGGACGAGCAGAGCGAGGCCGGGGGCGCGCTGCTGGGCGACACCGAAATCATCGACGGCGCACCGGCATCGGAGTGGGTGGCGGCCGCGGTGGCGGAGCTGGCGGCCTGCCCGGAGGTCGTGCACCTGCAACGCACCACGGCCTTCGGGCATTACGACGACGGTTTCGTACTGGCCCTCGAGCGACGCACCGATCACCTCGGCTTCGACGCCCCGGCTTCGCTGAGCCGCCAGCGGGTGTGGCGCATCCGGGCCCGGCACGTGCTGATCGCCACCGGCGCGCACGAGCGCCCGGTCGTGTTCACCGACAACGACCGCCCCGGGATCATGCTCGCCCACGCCGCCCGCACCTTCCTGCACCGCTACGGCGTCCGAATCGGTACGCGGGCGGTGGTTTTCACCACCAATGACAGCGCCTACCCCGTCGCCCTCGAGCTGCACGACGCCGGGGTCGGGATCGAGGCCGTCGTCGAGGCCCGCGACGAGTGCCCGCCGCGCTGGCTGCGGGAATGCGAGCGGCGCGGTATCGCGGTGCGGACGGCATCGGTGGTCTGCGGCACGCGCGGCGCGGACCGCGTCACGCACGCGCTGGTGACCGGGCGCTCGGACACCGCGCGGCGGGTGCCGCTGGCCTGTGATGCGCTGCTGGTCAGCGGCGGCTGGAATCCCGCGGTGCACCTGTACAGTCAGGCCCGCGGCGCGCTGCGGTACGACGCTGCGCTCGGTGCGTTCCTGCCCGGCGAGCCGCTGCCGGGGGTGACGGTCGCGGGCTCCGCCAACGGGATCTTCGAGCTGGCGGGTTGCCTGCGCGCGGGCCGCAGCGCGGGTGCGGCCGCCCTGCTCGGGCTCGGGTTCTCCCCCGCGCCCGCCGCGGACCCCGGCGTCGCGGATTCCGGCGCACCGTCGCCGCCCCTGGTGCTGTGGCGGGTTCCCGATTCCGACGGTGCGGCACGCCAATTCGTCGATGTGCAGCGGGACGCGACCGTGGCCGATCTCGCCCGGGCCGTGGGCGCGGGCATGCGGTCGATGGAACACATCAAGCGCTACACCACCATCGGCACCGCGCACGATCAGGGCAAGACGTCCGGCGTGATCTCCTCCGGCATTGCCGCCGAACTGCTCGGCACGCGGATCGAGGACCTCGGCACCACCACGTTCCGGCCGCCGTACACGCCGGTGGCGTTCGCGGCGCTCGCCGGGCGCAACCGCGGCGCGCTGTTCGACCCGGAACGCGTGACGGCCGTGCACGATTGGCACGTCGCCCACGGCGCCGTGTTCGAGGATGTCGGCCAGTGGAAGCGGCCGCGCTACTATCCCCGGCCCGGTGAGGACATGGCCGCGGCGGTGCTGCGCGAATGCGCGGCGGTGCGCGGCGGCGTCGGGATTCTCGACGGCTCCACCCTCGGCAAGATCGACGTCCAGGGCCCCGACGCCGGGACGCTGCTCGATCTGATGTACACGAACATGATGAGCACGCTGCGGGTCGGGATGGTCCGCTACGGCGTGATGTGCGGCGTCGACGGCATGGTCCTCGACGACGGTACGGTGATGCGGTTGGCCGACAACCGGTTTCAGGTGTTCACCACCACCGAGAACGCGGCGCGGATTCTGGACTGGATGGAGGAGTGGCTGCAAACCGAATGGCCACACCTGCGCGTGCGGCTCACCTCCGTCACCGACCACTGGGCGACTTTCCCGGTGGCCGGGCCGAAGTCGCGGGATGTGGTCGGCGCGGTCTTCCCGGACCTCGACGTCGGCACAGCGGCGTTTCCGTTCATGGCCTGGCGCGACACCCGCCTCGGCGAGGTACCCGTGCGGGTCGCGCGGGTGAGCTTCTCCGGTGAGCTCGCCTTCGAGGTCAATGTGGACAGCCGCCACGCAATCGCGCTGTGGGAGCGGCTGATCGCGGCCGGGCAGCCGTTCGGCATCACGCCGTACGGCACCGAGACCATGCACGTGCTGCGGGCCGAGAAGGGGTATCCGATCATCGGCCAGGACACCGACGGCACGGTCACGCCGCAGGATCTGGGCATGGAATGGGTGGTGTCGAAGAAGAAGCGCGACTTCCTCGGCAAGCGCTCCTTCGACCGGGCGGCGAACCGGAATCCCTTGCGCAAGCAGTTCGTCGGGCTGCTGCCGCTGGACCGGGAGACGGTGCTGCCGGAGGGCGCGCAGATCATCGAGGCGGTCGCCGACGGGCAGCTGCCGCCCCCGCCGGTGCCGATGCTCGGTCACGTCACCTCCAGCTATCGCAGCGCCGAGTTGGGGCGGCCGTTCGCGCTCGCGCTGGTCGCGGCGGGCCGCTCCCGGCTGGGCGACACCCTGCACGTCCCGGTGGGCGAGAAGCTGATACCGGTCGAGGTCACCGGCACCGTCCTCGTCGACCCGGAAGGAACACGACGCGATGGCTGA
- a CDS encoding sarcosine oxidase subunit delta, whose protein sequence is MQLIECPWCGPREETEFHYGGQAHVAYPRDPQALTDEEWARYVFYRANPKGLFAERWSHSAGCRRWFNAVRDTTTYRFHRVYRPDEQQPVIA, encoded by the coding sequence ATGCAATTGATCGAATGCCCGTGGTGCGGGCCGCGCGAGGAAACCGAATTCCATTACGGCGGACAGGCACACGTCGCCTACCCGCGGGATCCGCAGGCGCTGACCGACGAGGAATGGGCGCGGTACGTGTTCTATCGCGCCAACCCCAAGGGCCTGTTCGCCGAGCGGTGGAGCCACAGCGCCGGATGCCGACGCTGGTTCAATGCCGTCCGCGATACGACCACCTACCGGTTCCATCGCGTCTACCGCCCGGACGAGCAGCAGCCGGTGATCGCGTGA
- a CDS encoding sarcosine oxidase subunit beta family protein, with amino-acid sequence MTSDPPPGARLPEHPEFLWRNPEPKKTYDIVIVGGGGHGLATAHYLARNHGITDVAVLEKGWLAGGNMARNTTLIRSNYLWDESAKIYEHALKLWEGLEDDLGYPILFSQRGVLNLAHSLQDIRDGVRRVQANRLNGIDAEWVEPEEVRKLCPIVNISGDIRYPVLGATYQPRAGIAKHDYVAWGFARRADAAGIDIIQDCEVTGFAVDGDRVTGVRTTRGDISAGRIALCAAGHTSTLTDMLGIRTPLQSHPLQAMVSELLEPVHPTIVMSGAMHVYVSQAHKGELVMGAGIDAYNGYGQRGAFHIVESQMAAAVELFPVFARAHLLRTWGGIVDVSPDASPIVGRTPYENVYLNCGWGTGGFKATPGIGWCLADTLATGEPHEYVAPFGLDRFVTGALVDEHGAAAVAH; translated from the coding sequence ATGACGAGCGACCCGCCCCCGGGCGCGCGGCTGCCCGAGCATCCCGAATTCCTGTGGCGCAACCCGGAACCGAAGAAAACCTACGACATCGTCATCGTCGGGGGCGGCGGGCACGGGCTGGCGACGGCGCACTATCTGGCCCGCAATCACGGCATCACCGATGTCGCGGTGCTGGAGAAGGGGTGGCTCGCGGGCGGGAACATGGCCCGCAATACGACGCTGATCCGGTCGAACTACCTGTGGGACGAGAGCGCGAAGATCTACGAGCACGCCCTGAAGCTGTGGGAGGGGCTCGAGGACGATCTCGGCTATCCGATCCTGTTCAGTCAGCGGGGTGTGCTGAATCTGGCGCACAGCCTCCAGGACATCCGCGACGGGGTGCGCCGCGTGCAGGCCAACCGGCTCAACGGGATCGACGCGGAGTGGGTGGAGCCGGAGGAGGTGCGCAAGCTCTGCCCGATCGTGAACATTTCCGGTGATATTCGCTATCCGGTGCTCGGGGCGACCTATCAACCGCGCGCCGGGATCGCCAAACACGATTACGTGGCATGGGGTTTCGCGCGGCGCGCGGACGCGGCGGGCATCGATATCATTCAGGACTGCGAGGTCACCGGGTTCGCCGTCGACGGTGACCGGGTGACCGGGGTACGCACCACCCGCGGCGATATCTCGGCGGGGCGGATCGCGCTGTGCGCGGCGGGGCACACCTCCACGCTCACCGATATGCTCGGCATCCGGACACCGTTGCAGAGCCATCCGTTGCAGGCGATGGTGTCGGAGCTGCTCGAGCCGGTGCATCCGACGATCGTGATGTCCGGCGCGATGCACGTGTACGTGTCGCAGGCGCACAAGGGTGAGCTGGTCATGGGGGCCGGGATCGATGCCTACAACGGGTACGGCCAGCGCGGCGCGTTCCACATCGTCGAGAGCCAGATGGCCGCGGCCGTGGAACTGTTCCCGGTGTTCGCCCGCGCGCATCTGCTGCGCACCTGGGGCGGCATCGTCGATGTGAGCCCGGACGCCTCCCCCATCGTCGGGCGCACCCCGTACGAGAACGTCTATCTCAATTGCGGTTGGGGCACGGGTGGTTTCAAGGCCACGCCCGGTATCGGGTGGTGCCTGGCCGATACCCTCGCCACCGGGGAACCGCACGAGTACGTCGCGCCGTTCGGCCTGGACCGGTTCGTCACCGGCGCGCTGGTCGACGAGCACGGCGCCGCCGCCGTCGCCCACTGA
- a CDS encoding GntR family transcriptional regulator, whose translation MGVIDSPATAPTPAGGTNADNAYEVIRDRLIMLDIRPGDPINDDRLAAELGYGRTPVREALKRLERDRLVIAYPRRGTFATGVDMTDLADISEIRRQLEPVAAARAARTASQETRERLAALAEEVAGLRDSDDPRALLRKDIRVHREIYRAAGNPHLEDILVSLDSHATRIWCLFLDRLTDIASNVREHSALLRAIVDGNADAAASLTTAHVSNFERAIRSLL comes from the coding sequence ATGGGCGTGATCGACTCACCGGCCACCGCGCCGACACCGGCCGGTGGCACGAACGCGGACAACGCCTACGAGGTCATCCGCGATCGGTTGATCATGCTCGACATTCGCCCGGGAGACCCGATCAACGACGACCGTCTCGCCGCGGAACTGGGGTACGGCCGGACGCCGGTGCGCGAGGCCCTCAAGCGCCTCGAGCGCGATCGGCTGGTGATCGCCTATCCCCGGCGCGGCACCTTCGCCACCGGCGTCGACATGACCGATCTCGCCGACATCTCCGAGATCCGCCGCCAACTCGAACCCGTGGCGGCGGCCCGGGCGGCGCGCACGGCCTCGCAGGAGACGCGCGAGCGGCTCGCGGCGCTGGCCGAGGAGGTCGCCGGGCTGCGCGACTCGGACGATCCACGGGCGTTGCTGCGCAAGGACATTCGGGTGCATCGCGAGATCTACCGGGCCGCGGGCAATCCGCACCTGGAAGACATTCTGGTGAGCCTGGATTCGCACGCCACCAGGATCTGGTGCCTGTTCCTGGATCGGCTCACCGATATCGCGAGCAATGTGCGCGAGCACTCGGCGCTGCTGCGGGCCATCGTCGACGGCAATGCCGACGCGGCGGCCTCGCTGACCACCGCCCATGTCTCGAACTTCGAGCGGGCGATCCGCAGCCTGCTGTAA
- a CDS encoding GcvT family protein, with the protein MGTSPRVVIIGAGIVGANLADELVARGWDAITVVDQGPVPLTGGSSSHAPGLVFQTNAAKTMTEFARYTVEKFLGLEDEGRWCFNQVGGLEVATTPARLAELHRRHGWATSWGVDSSVVEPRECVRLHPLLDEKQILGGLYVPTDGLAKASRVVAALARRVAARGVQFRGLTKVIGIEQSGGRVTGVRTADGVLPADIVVSCAGFWGPEIGAMVGMDVPLLPLAHQYAKTGRIRELAGRSTEFAEASLPILRHQEQDLYFREHVDRLGIGSYAHRPMPVDPRELPDSTRVSATEMPSMLPFTAADFAPSWKQARLLLPSLEATEVEEGFNGIFSFTPDGGPLIGESAEVAGFWIAEAVWVTHSAGVARSVAQLLVNGRSEIDLHGCDVHRFEQVQLSPDYVSETAQQNFVEIYDIVHPLQPRLSPRDLRVSPFHARQRELGAVFLENAGWERPHWFEANADLVAQLPPEWVPPARDEWAARFHSPIAAAEAWRTRTAVALYDMTPLKRLEITGSGALALLDRLTTGKMDKSVGSVTYTLALDEAGGVRSDLTVTRLSENTFQVGANGNLDLDHFRRQAPPGDGVRIRDITGGTCCVGVWGPRARDLVQALSGDDFSPEGFKYFRAKRVRVGGIPVTALRLSYVGELGWELYASADNGLRLWDLLWARGQQYGIVAAGRAAFNSLRLEKGYRAWGTDMTTEHDPYAAGLGFAVRMRKGDFVGRAALHHMSAVPVERRLSCLVIDDGRSVVLGQEPVYVDGVPCGYVTSAAFGHTIGAPIAYAWLPAAAGVGTRVEIEYFGARIPATVTAEPLVAPEMARIRC; encoded by the coding sequence CGGACTGGTTTTCCAGACCAATGCCGCCAAGACGATGACCGAATTCGCCCGGTACACGGTCGAGAAGTTTCTCGGGCTCGAGGACGAGGGCCGGTGGTGCTTCAACCAGGTGGGCGGGCTCGAGGTGGCGACGACCCCGGCGCGGCTCGCGGAGCTGCATCGCAGGCACGGGTGGGCGACCTCGTGGGGGGTCGACAGTTCCGTCGTCGAGCCGCGCGAGTGCGTGCGGCTGCATCCGCTGCTGGACGAGAAGCAGATTCTCGGCGGGCTGTACGTGCCGACGGACGGGCTGGCCAAGGCGTCGCGCGTGGTGGCCGCGCTCGCCCGCCGGGTCGCGGCCCGCGGGGTGCAGTTCCGCGGCCTGACGAAGGTGATCGGGATCGAGCAGAGCGGCGGCCGGGTCACCGGCGTCCGGACCGCCGACGGCGTGCTCCCGGCCGATATCGTGGTGTCGTGCGCGGGGTTCTGGGGCCCCGAGATCGGCGCGATGGTCGGTATGGATGTCCCGCTGCTGCCGCTGGCGCACCAGTACGCCAAGACCGGCCGGATTCGCGAACTCGCCGGGCGCAGTACCGAATTCGCCGAGGCGAGCCTGCCGATCCTCCGGCATCAGGAGCAGGATCTGTACTTCCGCGAGCACGTCGACCGGCTCGGCATCGGCAGCTACGCCCATCGCCCGATGCCGGTCGATCCGCGCGAATTGCCCGACAGCACACGGGTCTCCGCGACGGAGATGCCGTCGATGCTGCCCTTCACGGCGGCGGATTTCGCGCCGTCGTGGAAGCAGGCCCGGCTGCTGCTGCCGAGCCTGGAGGCGACCGAGGTCGAGGAGGGCTTCAACGGCATCTTCTCCTTCACGCCCGACGGCGGACCGCTCATCGGCGAATCCGCCGAGGTCGCGGGTTTCTGGATCGCCGAGGCGGTATGGGTGACCCACTCCGCGGGCGTCGCGCGGTCGGTGGCGCAGCTACTGGTGAACGGCCGCAGCGAGATCGATCTGCACGGCTGCGATGTGCACCGGTTCGAGCAGGTGCAGCTGTCCCCCGACTATGTCAGCGAGACCGCGCAGCAGAATTTCGTGGAGATCTACGACATCGTGCACCCGCTGCAACCCCGGCTGTCGCCCCGCGATCTGCGGGTCAGCCCGTTCCACGCCCGGCAGCGGGAACTGGGCGCGGTATTCCTGGAGAACGCGGGCTGGGAGCGCCCGCACTGGTTCGAGGCGAACGCGGACCTGGTCGCTCAGCTGCCGCCCGAGTGGGTGCCGCCCGCGCGCGACGAGTGGGCGGCCCGGTTCCACTCCCCGATCGCCGCGGCCGAGGCCTGGCGCACCCGCACCGCCGTCGCCCTGTACGACATGACCCCGCTGAAGCGGCTGGAGATCACCGGGTCGGGTGCGCTCGCGCTGCTGGATCGGCTGACCACCGGGAAGATGGACAAGTCGGTCGGGTCGGTCACCTACACGCTGGCGCTGGACGAGGCGGGCGGCGTGCGCAGCGACCTCACCGTGACTCGGTTGTCGGAGAACACCTTTCAGGTCGGCGCGAACGGCAACCTGGATCTCGACCACTTCCGGCGGCAGGCCCCGCCCGGCGACGGCGTGCGGATCCGCGACATCACCGGCGGCACCTGCTGCGTCGGTGTGTGGGGGCCGCGCGCCCGGGATCTGGTGCAGGCGCTCAGCGGCGACGACTTCTCCCCCGAGGGCTTCAAGTACTTCCGCGCCAAAAGGGTTCGCGTCGGCGGCATTCCGGTGACGGCCCTGCGCCTGTCCTACGTCGGTGAGCTGGGCTGGGAGCTGTACGCCTCCGCCGACAACGGCCTGCGGCTGTGGGACCTGCTGTGGGCGCGGGGCCAGCAGTACGGCATCGTCGCCGCCGGGCGCGCCGCCTTCAATTCCCTCCGGCTGGAGAAGGGGTATCGCGCCTGGGGCACCGATATGACCACCGAGCACGACCCGTACGCGGCCGGGCTCGGCTTCGCGGTGCGCATGCGGAAGGGGGACTTCGTCGGTCGCGCGGCGCTGCACCACATGTCGGCCGTACCGGTCGAGCGGCGGCTGTCCTGCCTGGTGATCGATGACGGCAGGTCGGTCGTGCTCGGCCAGGAGCCGGTGTACGTGGACGGCGTGCCGTGCGGGTATGTCACCAGCGCGGCATTCGGGCACACCATCGGCGCGCCGATCGCCTACGCGTGGCTCCCGGCGGCGGCCGGGGTCGGAACCCGGGTCGAGATCGAGTATTTCGGCGCCCGGATCCCCGCGACGGTCACGGCCGAGCCGCTGGTCGCCCCGGAGATGGCGAGGATCAGATGCTGA